In the genome of Maribacter forsetii DSM 18668, the window ATATGTCTTTTAACTGCAATAGGCTTTATACCCGGAATAATAGGTACGCTAATACCCATACTTTTTGCGGCTTCTACAAACTCAAAATACTTTTTATTATCGAAGAACATTTGTGTTACTACATAATCGGCACCTGCATCTACTTTCTCTTTCAATCGTTTTAAATCTGATTGTAATGAAGGTGATTCCAAGTGCTTTTCCGGATAACCCGCCACACCTATACAAAAATCACTGCAGTGTTCGCTTTCTATGGTTTCATGCAGATACTTACCACAATTCAACTCTTGAATTTGTTTTACCAAGTCAATCGCAAAAGGGTGTCCGCCATCGGTAGGTTCAAAATACTTTTGCTCGCTACGGGCATCACCACGTAAAGCCATTACATTCTGTATGCCTAAATAATGACAATCTACCAACATGTACTCGGTCTCTTCTTTAGTAAAACCTCCACAAATAACATGAGGTACCGTATCAACATCATACTTATGCTGTATAGAAGCACAA includes:
- the metF gene encoding methylenetetrahydrofolate reductase [NAD(P)H], which gives rise to MKVTDHINNANGKTLFSFEIVPPVKGKNIQELYNNIDPLMEFKPPFIDVTTSREETIYIKKEGLLDKKTTRMRPGTVGICASIQHKYDVDTVPHVICGGFTKEETEYMLVDCHYLGIQNVMALRGDARSEQKYFEPTDGGHPFAIDLVKQIQELNCGKYLHETIESEHCSDFCIGVAGYPEKHLESPSLQSDLKRLKEKVDAGADYVVTQMFFDNKKYFEFVEAAKSMGISVPIIPGIKPIAVKRHMQLLPQVFRIDMPQDLIEAVDGCVTNKDVRKVGVEWAIQQSRELKAAGVPVLHYYSMGKSDNIKAIAEALF